Below is a window of Streptomyces genisteinicus DNA.
GCCACGCCGCCCGGTCGTCGTGAAGGCCGCGCACGTAGTGCGACAGGCAGGCGTGGCGCAGGGCCCATTCGAAGCCGTCCCGCCGGATCTCCACGGCGAGCACGGTCTCCTGACCCGGCTTGGCCGCCCAGCCGCAGCGGTACATCATCCACAGGAAGGACGGTTTGATCCACGTCATCCGGTCCCGCTTCCACTCCGCCGGGAACCGGCCCTCGCGGGCGGCCGGGCCGCCGATCCCGGGGCGGTACGCCTGGTAGACGGTGACGGTCTCCTCCGTGTGGCGGGCGCGGATGCGGTACTTCGGCTCGTCGGACAGGGGGTGTTCGGGCTCGTCGGAGACGCGGTACTCCGGCTCGTCGGACACGCGGTGTTCGGGCTCGTCGGACATGCGGTCCACCCTCCGGCTCCGTGCCGTGCCGACGCCACCGGTTTACCGCCGGGACGGCCTGCTGCCTCCTGGCGCGGCCCTTGCGGGCGGCCCAGGAGGCAGCGGCGGGTGCGGGTGGCCGCGACGGCCGGCGGTGCCGGCGGTGTCAGCACGGCCAGTGGCGTCAGTGGTTGCGCGGGAAGCCCAGGTCCACTCCGGCGGGGGCGTCCGCCGGGTCGGGCCAGCGGGTCGTGACGACCTTGCCCCGGGTGTAGAAGTGCACGCCGTCGTTGCCGTAGATGTGGTGGTCGCCGAAGAGCGAGTCCTTCCAGCCGCCGAAGGAGTGATAGCCCACCGGCACCGGGATGGGCACGTTGACGCCGACCATGCCCGCCTCGATCTCCAGCTGGAAGCGGCGGGCCGCGCCGCCGTCCCGCGTGAAGATCGCCGTGCCGTTGCCGAACGGCGAGGCGTTGATCAGCGCCACGCCCTCCTCGTACGTCTCGGCGCGCAGCACGCACAGGACCGGGCCGAAGATCTCGTCGCGGTAGGCGTCGGAGTCGGTGGAGACCCTGTCGAGGAGGGAGAGTCCGATCCAGTGGCCGTCCTCGTAGCCCGCCACGGTGTGGCCCGTGCCGTCGAGGACGACGTCTGCGCCCTGCGCGGCGGCGCCCGTCACGTAGGAGGCGACCTTGTCGCGGTGCGCCCGGGTGATCAGCGGGCCCATCTCGGAGGAGGGGTCGTTTCCGGGGCCGACGACGATCTTCTCGGCGCGCTCGCGGATCTTCCGGACCAGCTCGTCGCCGACGGAGCCGACCGCGACGACCGCCGAGATGGCCATGCAGCGCTCGCCCGCCGAGCCGTAGGCCGCGGACACCGCGGCGTCCGCGGCCGCGTCCAGGTCGGCGTCGGGCAGGACCAGCATGTGGTTCTTGGCGCCGCCGAGTGCCTGGACCCGCTTGCCGTTGGCGGAGGCGGTGGTGTGGATGTACCGGGCGATCGGGGTGGACCCGACGAAGGAGACGGCGGCGACGTCGGGGTGCTCCAGCAGGGCGTCCACGGCGACCTTGTCGCCGTGGACGACGTTCAGCACACCGTCGGGCAGCCCTGCCTGCGTGGCCAGTTCGGCGAGCAGGTTGGCGGCCGACGGATCCTTCTCGCTCGGCTTGAGCACGAAGGTGTTGCCGCAGGCCACGGCCAGCGGGAACATCCACATCGGCACCATGGCGGGGAAGTTGAACGGCGTGATGCCGGCGACCACGCCGAGCGGCTGCCGGATGGCGGCCACGTCGACCCGCTGCGAGACCTGGGTGGACAGCTCGCCCTTCAGCTGCGTGGTGATGCCGCACGCCAGCTCGACGATCTCCAGGCCGCGGGCCACCTCGCCGAGGGCGTCCGAGTGGACCTTGCCGTGCTCGGCGGTGATGAGGGCCGCGATGTCGTCACGGTGGGCGTCGAGCAGCGCGCGGTAGCGGAAGAGGACCGCGGTCCGCTGGGCGAGGGACGAGGTGCCCCAGGTCGCGTACGCCTGCTTCGCCGCCGACACGGCCGCGTCGACCTCCGCCGCCGAGGCGAGCGCGACGCGCGTGGTCTCGGCGCCCGTGGCCGGGTCGGTGACCGGGCCCCAGTTGCCGGACGCGCCTTCGACGGTCGTGCCACCGATCCAGTGGTTGACGGTCTTCGTCATGGCGAAAAGCTCCTTCGCGTCCTTCAGAGATGGCGTCGCCGGGCGGCGGCGTGCCGGTCGTACTCCTCGCGCGCCGTGACCGCCGCCGGGCGGGCCGCGGTCTCGGCCACCGGAACATCCCACCATGCCTGCGCCCCGGGCGGGCCCGACACAGTGTCGGGCATTGCGGTCTCCGTGTAGACACATGTGGGCACGGTCGCCTCCCTGGCCTCGGCCAGGGCTTCCCGCAGGTCACCGATGGTCGCGGCGCGGATCACCCGCATGCCGAGGGAGGCCGCGTTGGCCGCCAGGTCGACGGGCAGCGGCGCGCCGTCGAAGGCCCGCCCGGGGCCGGTGCGCTGCCGGTAGGCGGTGCCGAAGCGCTCGCCGCCGACCGCCTCGGAGAGCCCGCCGATGGAGGCGTAGCCGTGGTTCTGGAGGACGACCAGGCGGAACGGGACGCCCTCCTGGACGGCGGTGACGATCTCGGTCGGGTTCATCAGGTAGGTGCCGTCGCCGACCAGGGCCCACACCGGGCGTCCGGGAGCGGCCATCGCCACGCCGATCGCCGCCGGGATCTCGTAGCCCATGCAGGAGTAGCCGTACTCGACGTGGTACTGGTCGGCCGAGCGGGCGCGCCACAGCTTGTGGAGGTCGCCGGGGAGCGAACCGGCGGCGTTGATCAGGATGTCGTCCCCGGTGACCAGTGCGTCGAGGAGGCCGAGGACCTGCGCCTGGGTCGGCGGCAGGCCGGGGTCGGGCGCGGCGAACGCCGCGGTGACCCGCTGCTCCCACGCCGTCTTCTCCGCGCGGTACGCGGCCTCGTGGGCGGGGTCGACCCGGTGCCCGGCGAGCCCCTCGGTGAGGGCGGCGAGGGCCGCCCGGGCGTCGGCGACGAGGGGAAGGGCGGAGAGCTTGTGGGCGTCGAAGCCGGCGACGTTGATGTTGAGGAAGCGGACGCCGGGGTCCTGGAAGAGGGTGCCGGAGGCGGTGGTGAAGTCGGTGAAGCGGGTGCCGACGCCGATCACCAGGTCGGCGGTGCGGGCGAGGGCGTCGGCGGTGGCGGTGCCGGTGTGTCCGATGCCGCCCACGTCGGCCGGATGGTCGTGGGGCAGGGAGCCCTTGCCGGCCTGGGTGGAGGCGACGGGCACCCCGGTGGCCTCCGCGAACGCCGCCAGGGCGGCCTCCGCCCCGCTGTGGTGCACTCCGCCGCCCGCCACGAGCAGCGGCCTGCGGGCCGCGCGCACCGCGCGCACCGCGTCGGCCAGCGCCTCCGGGTCGGGGGGCGGTGCGGTGATCCGCCACACCCGCTCGGCGAAGAACTCCTCGGGCCAGTCGTACGCCTCGGCCTGCACGTCCTGCGGCAGCGCGAGCGTCACGGCCCCGGTCTGCGCCGGGTCGGTGAGCACCCGCATCGCCTGGAGGGCGGCGGGGATCAGCGCCTCGGGACGGGTGACGCGGTCGAAGAAGCGGGAGACGGGACGCAGCGCGTCGTTGACCGAGACGTCGCCCGCGTACGGCACCTCCAGCTGCTGGAGGACGGGGTCGGCGGGCCGGGTGGCGAACACGTCCCCGGGCAGCAGGAGTACGGGCAGGTGGTTGACGGTGGCGAGGGCGGCGCCGGTGACGAGGTTGGTGGCGCCCGGGCCGATGGAGGTGGTGACGGCGTGGGCGGACAGCCTGCGGGACTGGCGGGCGTACCCGACGGCCGCGTGCACCATGGCCTGTTCGCTGCGGCCCTGGACGAACGGCATCCCGTCCGCGGACTCCAGCAGCGCCTGGCCGATGCCGGCGACGTTGCCGTGGCCGAAGATGCCCCAGGTGGCGGCGATGAGCCGGTGCCGTTCGCCGTCCCGCTCGGTGTACTGGGCGGTCAGGAAGCGCACCAGGGCCTGGGCGGTGGTGAGGCGTCGTGCCGGACTCATCGGTAGCCCTTCGTCCCGTCGGTGAGGTGGCCGGGGTGGAAGCGGATCAGCCACTCCCGCTCGGCGCCCGGCCCCGCCATCACGTTGAGGTAGTACATGGTGTGGCCGGGTTCGGCGATCGACGGCCCGTGCCAGCCGTCGGGGACGAGGACCACGTCACCGGTGCGGACCTCGGCGAGCAGGTCGGCGCCGCCGGGGCGGGACGGGGACACCCGCTGGTAGCCGGTGCCGCCGCGGTCGATCTCGAAGTAGTAGATCTCCTCCAGTTCGCTCTCCTCGCCCGGCAGGTGCTCGTCGTGCT
It encodes the following:
- a CDS encoding DUF4291 domain-containing protein, coding for MSDEPKYRIRARHTEETVTVYQAYRPGIGGPAAREGRFPAEWKRDRMTWIKPSFLWMMYRCGWAAKPGQETVLAVEIRRDGFEWALRHACLSHYVRGLHDDRAAWQRELRRSPARVQWDPERDLRLAPLPFRSLQLGLAGEAARLYADEWTVSITDVTPLAREVHALVRAGDLPAAARLLPVERPYPAGPGLLGRLVAP
- a CDS encoding CoA-acylating methylmalonate-semialdehyde dehydrogenase produces the protein MTKTVNHWIGGTTVEGASGNWGPVTDPATGAETTRVALASAAEVDAAVSAAKQAYATWGTSSLAQRTAVLFRYRALLDAHRDDIAALITAEHGKVHSDALGEVARGLEIVELACGITTQLKGELSTQVSQRVDVAAIRQPLGVVAGITPFNFPAMVPMWMFPLAVACGNTFVLKPSEKDPSAANLLAELATQAGLPDGVLNVVHGDKVAVDALLEHPDVAAVSFVGSTPIARYIHTTASANGKRVQALGGAKNHMLVLPDADLDAAADAAVSAAYGSAGERCMAISAVVAVGSVGDELVRKIRERAEKIVVGPGNDPSSEMGPLITRAHRDKVASYVTGAAAQGADVVLDGTGHTVAGYEDGHWIGLSLLDRVSTDSDAYRDEIFGPVLCVLRAETYEEGVALINASPFGNGTAIFTRDGGAARRFQLEIEAGMVGVNVPIPVPVGYHSFGGWKDSLFGDHHIYGNDGVHFYTRGKVVTTRWPDPADAPAGVDLGFPRNH
- the iolD gene encoding 3D-(3,5/4)-trihydroxycyclohexane-1,2-dione acylhydrolase (decyclizing), which codes for MSPARRLTTAQALVRFLTAQYTERDGERHRLIAATWGIFGHGNVAGIGQALLESADGMPFVQGRSEQAMVHAAVGYARQSRRLSAHAVTTSIGPGATNLVTGAALATVNHLPVLLLPGDVFATRPADPVLQQLEVPYAGDVSVNDALRPVSRFFDRVTRPEALIPAALQAMRVLTDPAQTGAVTLALPQDVQAEAYDWPEEFFAERVWRITAPPPDPEALADAVRAVRAARRPLLVAGGGVHHSGAEAALAAFAEATGVPVASTQAGKGSLPHDHPADVGGIGHTGTATADALARTADLVIGVGTRFTDFTTASGTLFQDPGVRFLNINVAGFDAHKLSALPLVADARAALAALTEGLAGHRVDPAHEAAYRAEKTAWEQRVTAAFAAPDPGLPPTQAQVLGLLDALVTGDDILINAAGSLPGDLHKLWRARSADQYHVEYGYSCMGYEIPAAIGVAMAAPGRPVWALVGDGTYLMNPTEIVTAVQEGVPFRLVVLQNHGYASIGGLSEAVGGERFGTAYRQRTGPGRAFDGAPLPVDLAANAASLGMRVIRAATIGDLREALAEAREATVPTCVYTETAMPDTVSGPPGAQAWWDVPVAETAARPAAVTAREEYDRHAAARRRHL